The Prionailurus bengalensis isolate Pbe53 chromosome B1, Fcat_Pben_1.1_paternal_pri, whole genome shotgun sequence genomic interval GATTTCCCAGTATGGGCGTGGTGTCACAGAAAAGGTCCGgtttgataaattatttaattttgggggtGGTCGGAGCAGCCCTTGCTCTAAAACTAATCACTTTAGTTCACGTTAACCCTGCCGGCTCTCGCTTTCCGCCCTAAAAGTCCAGAGCGAGGGTGACAGgcgaacgggggggggggggggggggggaggggtccgAATTTGAACGTGACGCCGAAGGAACTCTGATCCTTCCTCCGGAGCCAGAGGGCGGGGGACGCGGCGCCAGCACCAAGCACAGAGGCTTCCAAAGGCGGTGCTGCCGGAGTTCCCTCGTTTCCTGGTTACGTGCGTGCTAGCAGAAACGAAAACTGCCGCTTCTCCACAGGGACCAGGAGGCTGGGCACGCTAGTGTGAGACGTGTCAAGCCAAGCGCCCCCCATGGCCGCTGCCGGAGCCCAACCGCCAGGCGCCCTCTGCGGCGCACGCGCCTTGGGGCTCCGCGGGGGCCAGTGAGGGCCCCGCCCCGAGATGGGCGTGCCTGGCGTCTCCCGGCTGGCCAATCGGCTGGTGAACCTGAGCCTTCCTCCCCAGCTAGCCTCGCGGTTGCACGTGCCAGTGTTTGTGTACGTGCGGCGTCCGCGGGGCTGGGAAAGGCCGGGCAGCTGCGGGTGAGGCTGCTGGGGCGCGGCCGGGGTTGGGGCGCGGCCGCGAGGGGCCGTCCCACTGGCCCGGGCAATCTAAATTCTCCCGCACTTGGGCTGGCTGTGCTCGCTTACCTGCCAGTCCGCAGCGCCTGCCCCGCCGCTCTGCTCTCCCAGGGCCTCCGGTCCTCTGCGTTAGGTGGAGAATGCTGTTGCTTGACTGCAACCCAGAGGTGAGACTCGGGCCCCTTTAATCCGGCAGGCTTACGCTTCCGGAAGTCCGTCTGCTAGGGAGCACTAGCGAGGGTGACTGACCGCCGAGCGCTGCCGAGTCCAGCCTCTTCAGAATTAgatttggggagtgggggaagagtTTCAACCGCGGGGGAGCACGGGACTGGACAGAGGCAACAGGGGTGCTAGAGCTGTTTCTTCCCGCAGGTGGACAGTCTGAAGCATCTGCTGGAGGCCGGGGCCTCGGTCAACGCACCCCCGGATCCCTGCGCGCAGTCGCCTGTCCATTTGGCCGCAGGTGGCggccttgcttgctttcttctgtgGCAGCTGCAGACTGGCGCTGACCTCAACCAACAGGTAGCTAGGTTACTGATTGTTGCTGTGTGCACCCTGCCCTCCACCCAAATCCACGCAAACCCTTCTTGGACGCCAAAACGTCAAGTTGTTGCTGTTACAGGTCTATAGCAGCGAAGTCCAAAGGATAGAAAGTGAGACtcttaagtaatttaaaattttctagtagccacattaatgacagaaaatgaaacatgaaattaatttataatgtaaCTCAGCTTACCGAAAAACGATCATTCCAGTGTGTGATCGGTATATAACATTACTTAcagatattttccatttccttttcctacATCTTTTCAGTCTGGcgtgtgttttacatttatagcACATTTCAGTTCAGACTAACCACATTGCAAGTGCTCATTAACTATATATATGACTactggctaccatattggacagcatacATAGGGCTACAGTTTATTTCAAAAGGAATGATTGCTGCGTTGCCAAATTAAAAGTTTCAGCGTAGTAATTACTGAAGTAACAATTGTGAGGCAAACTCAACCATTACGGTTTCCTATAGAACTTTCTTACGGTAGCCTGCATCTTCCATTGAATATTAAAGTGTGGTGAAtttaaattgtacttttttttttttttttttttttttggcctctgtAAAACTCTACCTTGCTTTTGTTCACCTAAATTGGAATGTATGTAGCGGTGGCTGCacgtatttgtatttatttatttatttttttgttatttttaaatttttttaaaaaatttacatccaggttagcatatagtgcaacagtgatttcattagattccttaacgccccttacccatttagcccatccccccccccacaactcctccagtaaacctgtttgttctccatatttaagagtctcttatgttttgtccccatccctgcttTTATACTATTTTggctttccttcccttgtgttcatctgttttgtctcttaaagtcctcatatgagtgaagtcctatatttgtctttctctaatttcacttagcataatttccatccacatagttgcaaatgtcaagatttcattctttttgatttctgagtaataatccattgtatatatatataccacatcttctttacccattcatccatcgatggacatttgggctctttccataccttggctattgtcgatagtgctgctataaacatgggggtgcatgtgtcccttcgaaacatcacacctgtatcccttggataaatgcctagtagtgcaattgctgggtcctagactagttctatttttagtttttttaaaaaaaaattttttttttcaacgtttttatttatttttgagacagagagagacagagcatgaacgggggaggggcagagagagagggagacacagaatcggaaacaggctccaggctctgagccatcagcccagagcctgacgcggggctcgaactcccagaccgcgagatcgtgacctggctgaagtcggacgttaaccgactgcgccacccaggcgcccctatttttagttttttgaggaacctccacactgttttccagagtggctgcaccagcttgcattcctaccaccAATGCAAGagatcctttctctgcatcctcgccaacatctgttgcctgagttgttgatgttagtcattctgacaggtgtgaggcagtctcccattgtggttttgatttgtatttccctgatgatgagtgatgttgagcatctttttcatgtctgttagtcatctggatgtcttctttggagaagtgtctattcatgtcttttgtccatttcttcactggattatttgttttttgggtgttgagtttgctaagttctttatagattttggatactaaccctttacctgatatgtcgtttgcaaatatcttctcccattccgtttggttgccttttagttttgctgattgtttccttcgctgtgcagaagctttttattttaaaacaatttttaatgttcttttttcatttatttttttaacagcgagagagacagaacatgagtaggggaggggtagagagagggggacacacagaatctgaagcaggctccaagctctgagctgtcagcacagagcctgacgcaggccttgaactcactgttggtgagatcatgacctgagccgaagtcagatgcgtaacagactgagccacccaggcgcccccagaagcttATTTTGATGACgtcccactagttcatttttgctgcacatgtttttattaatgaaaacttTGTATTTAATGAACaccaagtgaaatttatttaaaaaaacttgaatCAAAAAAATTCAGTACCATGTAGTTCTAACTGGCTTTCTTGAACAGTAATTAGATTTTACCTGCTAACTTCTACAGAGTGTCGTGGGGAGAGACTAAAATGTGCTGTCCTATCTTTAAGGATGTTTTTGGAGAAGCTCCACTACATAAGGCAGCAAAAGTTGGAAGTCTGGAATGCCTTAGCCTGCTCGTAGCCAGTGATGCCCAAATTGAGTAAGTATAAAATCAATGGCTtcaaatttcagaattttcttgaACTAAGCTAATCAGACTCCTGAAGCTGAATTATGTGTGCTTTGACGCTTGCCTAATTGACAATGTGGAGTTATCATTTAAATGTTGACTCAAGCTATTAACGATACCTAATATTATCACATTTAAGTAAAACATGGATTCTTAGCAATGAGAGGTGCaattcttttcctctcttgtgGCAATATTACATTTTAGTTTGGGTTTGGGATAATCCCTTTGATACAAGTTCTCACTGACCTCCTTTGAGTATTACTTGTTATATTGAGCACGGAATATTCTTTCATTCACAATGGAATGTCCATTCTGTGCTGAACTCTGTGCTAGCCACTGAAGTTGCAGTAGTAAGGGAATATTGGAATTTCCCTAGGATTCCTTTACTTCTGTTCTGAAACCAACATTTGTATGAGCCCACATCTCCTGTGTAGAaagacatatttaagaaaaaaaaggctgaatAATTGTCAATTTTTATGTAACTCAGTTTTTGTCTTAAATTCAGTTTATGTAATAAGAATGGGCAAACAGCTGAAGATCTAGCTTGGTCATGTGGATTTCTAGAATGTGCCAAGTTTCTCACAACAGTTAAATGTATGCAGTCAGTAAAATCAAGTGAGCCATCGGATAGAGATCATTGTGTCCCAGGGCTTGGACAGAAACGAAGTTTTGGAAGTGCAGAAAATACAACCGGGAAAAGGAAGTGTTGGTAAGTAATttagttctgttttcttcctccctcgGAGATCTCTTATTTAGTACAGAATTTATCGTTTCATTTAAATATTGGCAGCCTAATTTCtagtgtatctttttattttcattaacacATTTTAATACTGGTTTTAGTAACTGCTGCTAGATTCTAGAGGTCAGAAATTGTCCTGCATGATGGAAGGCTGGGGAGAAAACCtttctaaaagtttttaatgtCACTGTGTTTTTTAACAACAGATTCATGCTGGTTCTGAAAAGGTTTGAAGAAAGCCTTCGCTCCGTGCAGGTCTATTGCTCAGCTACAAGCAATGGCTTTTGGCTCACCAGGTGTATCAAAACTCCTTCTAAGAAGGAGGAGAACTTTCTTCTAAGTGAAGATAGCATTTAAGAACACATGTTTTTACATGCCTATAATATTTTGGTTGTGCATGCTTTGTCTGTTAAATTATTAAAGAATGTTTAAAGAATAAACTGTTTTCTTTGTGTACAACTTGTGGAAAAAAATTGTAGTTTAATCCATCAACCCACACCCAGGATTTAAAGTTTGTCTTTATTAACAAATTTATAACACAACTTTACTACAGTCTGAGTTcaagatattttagaaaacatttggtCGCTGAGGAAGACATAAATTATAGTAAGCATCCTTGTTCCAAAAGTCTGGGCCCTTCCATCCACACCAGCCCTAGATTTGGGAGAAGCGAAAGGAAAATCTTTTACAAAATTATAGGACTACATGATCAaaactgtaacattttaaaaacctgttctGTCCGCTGGATCCTGTAATAAGACTACCTGTATAAGTCAGAGATCTGAACTCCTGGGAAGCATGGACATTAACAGACGTGGGTCCATTTCAGGTAGagtttaacaaaattttaactcTATGGTACTTAatcctagaaattatttttaaaaattccttatgGTAACTGTTACTCcaaataccacattttccttgATTTTACGATGTACAATTCTGGCAGTCGATGGCAGGTGATAGTTGAACTGGCAGTCTGTTTTTCTTAGTTGTCCACTAAAGACTGTCTGGGGACCATGCCGTGCATCTTAGCTATGAGGAAATGTGTGTAGCAGGGAGAAATCTGTGCTGGCTTCTTGAGATGCCCTTCACTGTCTTTGGGCCATAATCATGCCACTCTCCATTCTTCATATCACTATTAATCCTTTCTCCCAGCAGAGAAAATTACGTTCAAACAAAATCTCATTGTAAATACAAAAGCGTATCAAATTTCTTTCAGGGccattggtttcttttctttttttaaactttttaaatgtttatttattttttttagagagagacagagcacaagctagggagggccagagagagagaggaagacacagactctgaaacagggtccaggctctgagctgtcagcatagagcctgacacggggctcaaactcacaaaccgtgagatcatgacctgagccgaagtcagacacttaactgcctgagccatccacgtgcccctggtttattttcttaaagactcAGCTAATGACTAGTCTGAGTTATATCATTCTGAAATGAAATGCTTTGCTTGCAAAATACTTTTGAGGAGGCCAGCTAggactcttaaaataaataccagtGGGTGAGTGACAGTTACCCTAAGTAACTAGGAAGCTGCTGGGCATTCAGTCAGGGACCTAGAGTTCAAGTGCATGCTTTCTACAGAAGATAGTGTGTTAGCTCTATTTTTTAGTGTGGAGGTTGGAGGGTTCAGTAGACATGTTCTTTAATCTGATTTCAAATgcaagtaaaaaaacaaacaaaaaatcctccATCAGTCGTGTTCCCCTGCCCCCAGGTAACTGCTAATTTATCTTTGAGATCTGTTTTTTATACGTAAATAAGCTTTTTACTATCTCTTTTAGCAaactttttttctcataaatttaatgttctaaaatctgttttcttgatgaacagaaaaaaaggctTATATGATCTGTTTTAATCTTTGAGGGCTTTTTCAGGTAACCagactcaaatatttaaaaaagaagtgggtAGAGAGGGTGCCCAAACCAGCAACTGATGGCAGTAGATAGGGGAGCCTGCTCTTTCCTTTTGAGGCGAGTGGTCTGGGAACTTCAAACGGGGAAGTTCCACAAAGGGGTAAAGAGAGGTCAGGCGGAGACAGAACTCTCCCTGTAGCTCCCCCTACAGACTGAAAGTtggtgtcctcccaaaattcatgtgaAACCTAATCCCTAAGGTGATGGTAGCTAGAagggggcctttgggaggggaCTAGGTTATGAGGGCGGAGCCCTCATGGATGGCATCAGTGCCCTCATTAACGAGGCTGCGGAATCGTCCCTCATCCATTCTACCACGTGGAAGACCCTGAAAAAGACTGCTCTCTGTGAACTAGTAAGCGGGGCTCACCAGACCAGACATGCCGGTGCCTTGGATTTCTCTGCCTCCAGAATTGTAAGGCCACCCAGGCTATGGTGTTCTGtcatagcagcctgaacagactataAAACAGTGCTCTAGATTGTTGAGTTAAGTGAGAGTCAATAGTTCCACCGATGGCCAGGCCTTGGCTTCACAGCTCCTTCTGTGTGCCAATACGGCAAAGGGTTTTTTATAGAATCTAGGGAAATCTAACTTGCAAAGGACAGCACAGTCCTTAGAGACAGTAATCGGGAACAATGCCTTACTGGATCTATCCAGATGCTTCAGAAAACCCTATCAGGACAACTCCATCTAGTGCAAAGTTCCTCATGCCAGCCAGAAAGAAGTAATTTTATCTGTATCACACCTCTAATTAAAATAAGGTTTCTCATTGCCTAGAAGATGAAATCTAAATGCCTGGTTTCTCACAGGGCTCCCAATGACTATCCCGCCAGACACACCCCTTAAACCAGCTCTACTCAGGTTCAAACTACTGTAGTTCGGGGAACATGCCTTGCTTTCCTTTCACTGTGTCTAAGGGAGCCCTCTACAGGATCTACAACTCTACAGGAGTTCCAGCTCCCTCTTAGGTAACCATATTCTTTCTGGGGAATCCTTTTTGGATCTCCTCTGTCCTTGTAGCTAGACTAAGAGCTCTTTAAAGACCTTCTTGAATACCCCTATTGCTTTGGACAGTGGATGGCACATATTAGGTAGGTACTTCATGCTGAATGAGTAAACAGTTTGCTAAAGAAAGAGTAAATACTGCTTCCATTGGCATGTACCGGCCAAAAACATTCCATACATAGATTTAAAAGTCCAAATgtcttgaaagagaaaagcagaatgcaCTTATATCCTGTCAGTATTTAGATAGTCTTAGCATTAGCAAAAGACTTTACTAGTCTGAAATATAAAACAGTTCAGCCACACACAATGAAGCTCTTTACATACTAAAACCCCTTATCCTCAGGGCTTTAGTAACCTCATGCAGTTATGTTCTTTTCAACTTCTGAAAGTGTATCCCCAATCAATTTCAATGTTAAACTACCCAATTCTCCAGgaattctgctttaaaaaaatgacctgGACAGAGTTAAGATGGTAGAGTATTATGGGGACCCTGACCTTGTcttatccctgaaatgcagctagatcagcatcaaaccattttgaaaacCTAGGAAATTGATGTGAGGATTAatgcaacaatctgcataatttgagccaGATAACTTGGCAGGTAGATGGTGCGGAGAGAAAAGCAGCAGAGCCATGGAGGGTAAGGAGCTGTTTtcatggagagaggacagagagaaagggggagagtgcagTGTATTGGGACTGCGCCCCCTGAAAGTagctagaaagagaaagagtgaaaacacttgcaGGGGAATGGACAAGAAATCAGTTTCCCAAAaccattgagagagagaaaggagtgggtTTCAAttccaccaggattctataaacagcgGAGCGCACAGTCTGAAGTCTCAGAGTTCATGCCTGGCAGGCAGACAACTTAGACACAGACAGAGTAAAGGCAGGAGCCTgaaacaaaggaggggtgcttgatcacGTGTGTGAGGGCACAAAATCCCCACGCCAGAGACTAGAGAGCTGGGTGAAACCATTTTCACCTCAAgcgcacatgtgcgcacacagGGATAGACCCCAGTGAGCTAATCAGCGCCACCAAGTTGACAACGGAGCCATTGCCAGAAGTCCTGCCCACCTGCACCCTCGAGGCATATCCTGGAGAAGACCAGGACAAATCCCTTCCACCTGTTTAAGGACTAGAGTGTGATGCAAAGTTTCAGTTtctggggaaactggatgtaacttcattcaggctgcattcttttgcttgtttgtttgtttgtttttgcttctgttgttttctttttctttcttggatacagaaagagatcaaattttttaatttttaattttatttattttccttattttattctattatttaaaaatttgccagtgggcggggggggggggggagcgcctgagtggctcagtcagttaagcatccgacttcggctcaggtcaagatcgaGAGGGAGGAAtgtacaccaaaataaaaaacaagaagaaatcatggccagggatttaatcaacacagatacagtaagatgtctgaactagaatttaaaaccacaattataagaatactagctggtgTTGAAAAAAGTATGGAAGACAatagagaatccctttctgcagaggtaAAAGAACTAAAacctagtcaggctgaaattaaaaattctataactgagatgcaatcttgaatggatgctgTGATGGCAAGGATGGACCAATCaaagcagcaaatcagtgatacagaagataaaatgtcgatagtacccaaagcagtctatacattcaatggaacccctatcaaaataacgcCAATATTCTTCCCAGAGCTAGAACAGACAATtctaaaaatttgtatggaaccagaaacgaccctgaatagccaaagtaatgttggaaaagaaaaccaaagctgcaggcatcacgattccagacttcaagctgtattacaatgctgtaatcatcaagacaatatggtactggcacaaaaacagacacatagatcaagggaacagaatacagaacccagaaatggacccagaaatgtaaggccaactaatctctaacaaagcaggaaagaatatccaatgaaaaaaaaggcagtctcttcagcaaatggtgttgggaaaactggatagcaacatgcagaagcaTGAACCTGGaccaaactcaaaatggatgaaagacctaaatgtaacacatGAAACCTTTaaaatcctataggagaaaacaagcaacaacctctctgaccttggccgcagcaacttcttactagacatgtctccagaggcaaaagaaacaaaagcaaaaatgaactattgggacatcatcaagataaaaacctgcacagcgaaggaaaaagtcaacaacactaaaaggcaaccgacagaatgggagaagatatttgcaaatgacaaatcagataaagggttagtatccaaaatctataaagaatttactaagtcaacacccaaaaaccaaataatccagtgaagaaatgagcaaaagaacagacatatttccaaagaagacatccagatgactaacagacatgaaaaagatgcagggaaatacaaatcaaaaccacaatgagattacCACCTGAtgtctgtcagaatggctaacattaacaactcaggcaacaacagatgttggcgaggatgtggagaaagaggatctcttttgcattgtttttggtaatgcaagctggtgcagccactctggaaaacagtatggaggttcctcaaaaaactaaaaacagaactagcctacgacccagcaattgcactactgggcatttatccaagggatacaggtgtgctgtttcaaaggggcatgtgcaccccaatgtttatagcagcactatcaacaataatagtcaaagtatggaaagagcccaaatgtccatcagctgatgaatggctaaagcagatgaggtatatatacacaatggaatattacttggcaatcaaaaagaatggaatcttgccatctgcaacaacatggatggaactagagtgtattatcctaagctaaataaatcagagaaagacaaatatcacctgatttcactcctatgtggaatttaagaaacacaacagatgaacacaggggaaacgaaggaaaaataagataaaaacagagagggaagtaaACCatgagatatattttttttaatagaatttactATAAAGGTAGCTAACctagtatatacagtgtgctcttggcttcgggagtagatttccatgattcattgcttacatacaacaacaagtgctcatcccaacaagtgccctcctcaatgcccatcatccattttcccctcctcccatcaaccctcagtttgttctctgtatttaacaaccataagagactcttaaatacagagaacaaactgagggttgctggaggggtattgtgtgggggatgggctatatgggcaaggggcattaggaCACGTGTGAtgatacataagtgatgaatcaccaaattcttttcctgaaatcattattacacttatgttaactaacttggattaaataaaataaaaagaataatatataaaaaagtaaaatataaaattctagagtttatttttagtagtattctttttttttaagtgtatttatttattttgagaaggcgAGCAAACGGggcaggcaggaagaaagggagagagaatcccaagcaggctatcactgtcattgtggagcccGATGAggtgctcgatctcatgaactgtgatattggatgcttaagcgaccaAGGCTCCCCTagagtttttaaatatagaaCTTAAGATATTATTTATAACTCCTAATTAAAGCTTTTTACATAAGAAAATGAtctaattaaattataaattcacaGTTCAGAGAAACCTTTTCATTCATGTTGATGTTGACTTAGTGacaacatgataaaaataaaaggcagtaaCAGTATGATATATTCATTGGCTTATGGCTGGAAAGGTTGTATgcattttttgtaattttaatatatttggcaAAGAATATAGTAgttaaaattcaagttaattatGTCTTATACTTGCCTTCTAAAGTTTTAGTATGAGTTTTCATATGTGTAAATTTGTTGcctataaattaaatttatccCTCCTTTAACTGATATTGTAAGTATCAATGACTACTCTGGAATTTTGTCTCCAATTCAAATCTTTTATAGAATGAGATTAAGttatatgtaaatacattaaaagtaGTCAAGCCTCCATACcgtttagtttatttttggttacTAATACAATTATAaaggttatttaattttttttttcaatgtttatttatttttgggacagagagagacagagcatgaacgggggaggggcagagagagagggagacacagaatcggaaacaggctccaggctctgagccgtcagcccagagcctgatgcggggctcgaactcacggaccgcgagatggtgacctggctgaagtcggacgcttaaccgactgcgccacccaggcgcccctataaaggTTATTTAATCTACCCTCCTATTTCAATACATTTGTTTATGCAAAGTTGTAACATCTCCAAAGGAATATAATGATGAGCTGTGTGTTCCATTATTAAGTTAATAATTAAGAAAGTGTTTATAAATCTGAagttttttctttgcaatttacTTTAGTTTCCTCTTGTTCTCCCTACCTAGAAAGATACTCCTTATAGCCCCAGAATACCTCCTTATAGTGTGGATCACTGCCCTCGGTTTAGAGTCCTTCTGTTAACAGCCAGTTTGCTATCTTTTGGTTCCAGGTTCTTTGCCTTGTATCTTCATTTCTGTTAAACAGATACTTACCTTTTCCAAAATAACTTGCAGATCTTCAGCGCCT includes:
- the ANKRD37 gene encoding ankyrin repeat domain-containing protein 37, translating into MLLLDCNPEVDSLKHLLEAGASVNAPPDPCAQSPVHLAAGGGLACFLLWQLQTGADLNQQDVFGEAPLHKAAKVGSLECLSLLVASDAQIDLCNKNGQTAEDLAWSCGFLECAKFLTTVKCMQSVKSSEPSDRDHCVPGLGQKRSFGSAENTTGKRKC